Genomic segment of Bdellovibrio bacteriovorus:
GCCGAAAAATGCGTTAGAAATTAACGTATTAGGTAAGCAATGGGCCTGGGAAGTTGAATACAAAAACGGTTATAAAACCGTGAATGAAGTCGTTGTACCTATCGGTCAAGACGTCAAAATCCTTCTAACTTCTAGCGATGTGATCCACTCTTTCTTCGTACCTTCTTTCCGTATTAAACAAGATGCGGTTCCAGGTCGTTATACAGCTTTGTGGTTCCGCGCTGAAAAATTGGGTGACTTCCACATCTTCTGTACTGAGTACTGCGGTACTTCTCACTCTGCCATGATCGGTAAGCTGAAAGTTGTTTCTCGTGAAGATTTCGATCGTTACTTGGAACAAGGGCAGGAAGAAAGAAATCTTCCACTTGCTAAAAAAGGTGAAAAACTTTTTGCCGTTAAAGCTTGTGCCTCTTGCCACTCTGTAGATTCTGCAGCGGTTAAAGTCGGTCCTTCTTTGTTCCAAAAATTTGGTCACGAAGAAGAGATGGATAACGGTGAAAAGCTTAAGTTCGACGAAAACTATATTCGCGAATCTATCTTAGAGCCGAACAAGCACATCGTTAAAGGTTTCCCTAAAGGTGTTATGCCTACCTTCCAGGGTCAGTTGAATGAAAATGAACTCAGCGCACTTGTTGAGTACATCAAGGAATTGAAATAAGGAGCGCACCTATGGCTACAAAATCAGCTCATCACGGTGACAACTACATTAATTTTGAAAAAGGCCTATGGTCTTGGTTAACGACTGTTGACCATAAACGCATCGGTCTTATGTACATGATCTCTGTTATGTTCTTCTTCTTCGTGGGCGGGGTTATGGCCTTGCTTCTTCGTTTGGAACTTTTTGCTCCAAACGCGACAGCGAACGTAGGACAAGTTTTGAAAAACGGAGACGTTTATAACCAAGTCCTTACTTATCACGGCGCGATCATGGTCTTCATGGTTATCGTTCCTGGTATCCCGGCGATCTTGGGTAACTTCTTCTTGCCTCTTCACTTGGGTGCAAAGGACGTGGCTTTCCCGAAAATCAACTTGGCAAGCTGGTACTGCTTCATGGCGGGTGCGGCTTTGGCTGTTTTGACTTTCTTCTTTAATAAAATCGACACTGGTTGGACGTTCTATACTCCATACTCAATCAGAACTGGCACTGCGACAGTGATGATGGTTTTGGGTGCGTTCATCATGGGTATGTCTTCAGTTCTTACGGGTTTGAACTTCATCGTGACAGTGCACAAACTAAGAGCTCCTGGCATGACAATGCACAGAATGCCATTGTTTGTATGGGCTCTTTACTCAACAGCGATCCTGCAAATGTTGGCAACTCCAGTACTTGCGATCACTTTGTTGTTGTTGGCAGCAGAAAAACTATTCGGTGTGGGTATCTTTGATCCGGCACTAGGTGGTGACCCGGTCTTGTTCCAACACTTCTTCTGGTTCTATTCGCATCCAGCGGTTTACATCATGATCATCCCAGCGATGGGTGTTGTGTCTGAATTGATCACAACGTTCTCTCGCAAAGTGATCTTCGGTTATACGGCGATTGCTTACTCTTCACTAGGTATCGCAGCGGTGTCCTTCTTCGTTTGGGGTCACCACATGTTCGTATCTGGTCAGTCTGAAACTGCGGGTATCATCTTCTCATTCTTAACGATGCTGGTTGGGGTTCCAACGGCGATCAAGATGTTCAACTGGGTTGCGACACTTTACAAAGGTTCCATCTCTTTTGATTCTCCGATGTTGTTCGCATTGGGCTTCTTGTTCTTGTTCGCTATCGGTGGTGTGACAGGTATCATGCTTGCCACTCTTCCAATCGACGTTCACTTCCACGATACTTACTTCGTAGTGGCACATTTCCACTACGTGATGGTGGGTGGTACTTTGATGGCGTTGATGGGTGGTTTCTACTACTGGTTCCCAAAAATGTTCGGAAAGATGTTCAACGAAAACTTGGCTCGCCTTTCTTTCGTATTCATCTTCATCGGTTTCAACGTGACGTTCTTCCCTCAATTCATCTTGGGCGCGATGGGTATGCCACGTCGTTATTTCGATTACATTCCAGCGTATGAAACTTTAAACAAAGTTTCTACAGTAGGGTCTTGGTTGATCCTGACTGGTTTCTTGTTCGGTCTATACGCGATCGTTCAAGGTATCAGAAAAGGTCCAAAAGCTTCTATGAATCCTTGGAACTCAAAAACTTTGGAATGGCAGACGTCGTCTCCTCCTCCACACGATAACTTTGCAGTTGAACCAATTGTAACAGCGGGGCCTTATGAGTACAGATAGCACTACACACGGCGGAGTCCGTTCAGCTCACGTATCTCACCACTTTAAAACAGCGGAACAAGAATACGATAGCGGTAAGCAAGGTATTTGGTTGTTCATGGTAACTGAGATCCTGATGTTCGGAGCGATCTTGGTTGGTTACGCGATTTTCCACAATATCTATCCTGAGATGTTCGCCGAAGGTGCGAAAACTTTGGACTGGAGAATGGGATTCGTTAATACGCTGGTTCTGATCTTCTCTTCTTTCACAATGGCGATCTCGATCTCTTACGTGCAAAGAAATGAACA
This window contains:
- the coxB gene encoding cytochrome c oxidase subunit II — protein: MMWFNIAKAQSFMPTQGTEIAKQVDNLYGFLLITSFIACVLVIGGMIYFVWKYRRKTPNDKTAYISHNTFLEFLWSFIPLVIFLAVFVWGWYIYHNMRAMPKNALEINVLGKQWAWEVEYKNGYKTVNEVVVPIGQDVKILLTSSDVIHSFFVPSFRIKQDAVPGRYTALWFRAEKLGDFHIFCTEYCGTSHSAMIGKLKVVSREDFDRYLEQGQEERNLPLAKKGEKLFAVKACASCHSVDSAAVKVGPSLFQKFGHEEEMDNGEKLKFDENYIRESILEPNKHIVKGFPKGVMPTFQGQLNENELSALVEYIKELK
- the ctaD gene encoding cytochrome c oxidase subunit I, which encodes MATKSAHHGDNYINFEKGLWSWLTTVDHKRIGLMYMISVMFFFFVGGVMALLLRLELFAPNATANVGQVLKNGDVYNQVLTYHGAIMVFMVIVPGIPAILGNFFLPLHLGAKDVAFPKINLASWYCFMAGAALAVLTFFFNKIDTGWTFYTPYSIRTGTATVMMVLGAFIMGMSSVLTGLNFIVTVHKLRAPGMTMHRMPLFVWALYSTAILQMLATPVLAITLLLLAAEKLFGVGIFDPALGGDPVLFQHFFWFYSHPAVYIMIIPAMGVVSELITTFSRKVIFGYTAIAYSSLGIAAVSFFVWGHHMFVSGQSETAGIIFSFLTMLVGVPTAIKMFNWVATLYKGSISFDSPMLFALGFLFLFAIGGVTGIMLATLPIDVHFHDTYFVVAHFHYVMVGGTLMALMGGFYYWFPKMFGKMFNENLARLSFVFIFIGFNVTFFPQFILGAMGMPRRYFDYIPAYETLNKVSTVGSWLILTGFLFGLYAIVQGIRKGPKASMNPWNSKTLEWQTSSPPPHDNFAVEPIVTAGPYEYR